tattagttaaatttttaaaaatatatgtccATGTGAACAATCTctgttttcttaaattttttagagCGAGCCAATAAATGTGGTGGTTACGGGAGCTGCAGGGCAAATTGCATATTCTTTATTGTACCAGCTTGCTGCTGGTTCAGTTTTTGGTCCAAATCAACCAATAAATCTTCGTTTATTAGATATTCCTGTTATGATGAAAGTATTGGATGGAGTAGTTATGGAATTAGAAGACTTAGCTCTTCCACTTCTGAAaggtaaaattatataaatttaataaatacaaatttatgattaagaaattattgacAATGTAAGGATTTAAAGCATAccagaaaaaatatataaacattcttTAATTGAATGTCTTAGGAAAATTGTTGCACATCCGATAAATAGTATccacaaaattatatattaataaaaatataaaaataatatatagaatatataaatcataagaTTATGATACAGAAGTAAATTTATAAGATTTCTTTCTCATGATtcattttatatgataaataagaacatataaattcataaGATCATATagtttataatgtaattatggACAGAAAACATTATGTAACATCAATGTTATGTAAGAAactaaatcatatttttaaatcactttcttactttaataaaaatgcattatatatgtatacacaaatatatccttttttatatcttatttactatatgaattttttatttgtagaaGTTGTTCCTACAGCTGATCCAAATGTAGCTTTCAAAAACGTAGCTGCAGCCTTTCTTGTTGGAGCAATGCCTCGAAAAGAAGGAATGGAGAGGAAAGATCTCCTAGCTGCtaatgtagaaatttttaaagttcaAGGAGAAGCTCTAGACAAACATGCTCGAAAAGATGTTAAGGTCTTAGTTGTTGGCAATCCTGCTAATACAAATGCCTTAATTTGTTCTCATTATGCACCTTCTATTCCAAAGCAAAATTTTACTGCTATGACTAGATTGGATCAAAATCGTGCTCAAGCAGCTTTAGCAGCACAACTAAACGTACAGGTAATTAGTTTCAACATTATATTAAgcataaatatacttttacttgaaaagtaaatgaataatttaatatttctaaacaggttgataaagtaaaaaatgttattatctGGGGCAATCACAGTTCAACTCAATATCCTGATGCAGCTCATGCTACTGTAGCCCTTCAAGGTTCCACTAAGCCAGTGCCTTCAGCCATAAACAATGATAACTGGTTAAATACTACTTTCGTGGAAACAATTCAAAAACGTGGTGCAGCTGTGATAGCTGCTAGAAAAATGTCATCTGCAATGTCAGCTGCTAAAGCAGCTGGAGATCACATGAGAGATTGGTGGTTGGGTACCAAACCAGGAGAATGGGTTAGCATGGGGGTGCTGTCTGATGGCAGTTATGGAATTCCAAGAGATGTTGTGTTCTCTTTCCCAGTTACTATAGAAAATGGACAATACAAAATTGttcaagtaaatatttttttatatcaccttttatatttatacatactttggaaacaaaacaattaCTTACATTAATTCTTTTCAGGGACTTCCAATCAGTGACTTTgctaaatcaaaattaaatattacatccAAAGAATTAGAAGAGGAACGTGCAGAAGCAAATAATGTGCTACACAAAAACTGACTAACATCAGTAAAATATGGTACTGAGAGTGACTTACTTGTTTCagcaaaattataa
This genomic window from Bombus pyrosoma isolate SC7728 linkage group LG4, ASM1482585v1, whole genome shotgun sequence contains:
- the LOC122566761 gene encoding malate dehydrogenase, cytoplasmic; this translates as MSEPINVVVTGAAGQIAYSLLYQLAAGSVFGPNQPINLRLLDIPVMMKVLDGVVMELEDLALPLLKEVVPTADPNVAFKNVAAAFLVGAMPRKEGMERKDLLAANVEIFKVQGEALDKHARKDVKVLVVGNPANTNALICSHYAPSIPKQNFTAMTRLDQNRAQAALAAQLNVQVDKVKNVIIWGNHSSTQYPDAAHATVALQGSTKPVPSAINNDNWLNTTFVETIQKRGAAVIAARKMSSAMSAAKAAGDHMRDWWLGTKPGEWVSMGVLSDGSYGIPRDVVFSFPVTIENGQYKIVQGLPISDFAKSKLNITSKELEEERAEANNVLHKN